The following proteins are encoded in a genomic region of Nostoc edaphicum CCNP1411:
- a CDS encoding ParA family protein — translation MDSQKKIITITGYKGGVGKSTTAVHLATFFSELGKTVLVDGDQNRTALAWSKRGSFPFPAVDERQALKVIADAQFVVIDTPARPDSDDLKELAKGCDLLILPTKPDIVSLEPMLLMVKDLGEANYRCLLTIVPPYPSREGETLRQDLLNGGIPVFQAMIRRTVGFEKAAMAGVPIRDVEDSRLKTAWADYLALGKEVMEILK, via the coding sequence ATGGATAGTCAAAAGAAAATCATAACTATCACTGGCTACAAGGGAGGGGTGGGGAAAAGCACCACAGCAGTGCATCTTGCAACCTTCTTTAGTGAACTTGGTAAAACAGTTCTTGTAGATGGCGACCAGAACCGCACCGCCCTGGCTTGGTCAAAACGCGGGTCATTCCCCTTTCCTGCGGTGGACGAACGCCAAGCCCTCAAAGTAATTGCTGATGCTCAATTTGTGGTCATCGACACCCCAGCTAGACCTGACTCCGATGATCTAAAGGAATTAGCCAAAGGCTGTGACCTTCTAATCCTGCCCACAAAGCCAGACATCGTAAGCCTTGAGCCAATGCTCTTAATGGTGAAAGATTTGGGTGAGGCAAACTATCGCTGCTTGCTGACTATTGTTCCTCCCTATCCCAGCAGAGAAGGTGAAACATTGCGTCAGGATTTGTTGAATGGAGGCATCCCCGTATTTCAGGCAATGATCCGGCGTACTGTCGGCTTTGAAAAAGCAGCAATGGCTGGTGTCCCCATTCGTGATGTTGAGGACTCGCGTTTAAAAACAGCTTGGGCGGATTACCTTGCGCTAGGTAAAGAAGTTATGGAGATTTTGAAATGA
- a CDS encoding IS630 family transposase, which yields MPAKNHLSQEQKERLLKTLKEHENPYVREKILILLLMNDGKTYQEISKFLDIAYPTVAYWAVHGDPDNLESFLDGRREGNFRKVTKEYEDLLLEIIEKEPLEYGYEFGRWTAARLATYLEKITGIKLSGSQVGRILERKKYVYLWAKYSLEDKQNPEMRKAFKEKLSEYLRITKEAPERLQVWFWDESGFSLRVIRRKNWGKKGTRKQITGQRRRGRVNIMGGLRYHDKKRMNFVIKKGNADVFYEQLQSLNNFLLQEWIEQGNTIETFNKCSAKIVIILDNASFHKRKDILVRIKAEMPNIILEFLPPYSPDYNLIELVWHSAKEYIAHRLFESVSQLEELLNKLLNEGGLIIKWERKIKNKGNAVY from the coding sequence ATGCCAGCAAAAAATCATCTTTCCCAAGAGCAAAAGGAAAGGCTACTAAAAACGCTAAAAGAGCATGAAAATCCCTACGTAAGAGAAAAGATTCTAATTTTATTATTAATGAATGATGGAAAAACTTATCAAGAGATTAGTAAGTTTTTAGATATTGCATATCCAACAGTAGCATATTGGGCAGTTCACGGCGATCCAGATAACCTAGAAAGTTTTTTAGATGGAAGAAGAGAAGGGAACTTCCGCAAAGTTACCAAAGAATATGAGGATTTATTATTAGAAATAATTGAAAAAGAGCCACTAGAGTATGGGTATGAATTTGGTCGTTGGACAGCAGCAAGACTAGCTACATACCTCGAAAAGATAACAGGAATTAAGTTAAGTGGTTCACAAGTTGGGAGAATATTAGAGCGAAAAAAGTACGTTTACCTTTGGGCAAAATACAGCCTAGAGGACAAACAGAATCCTGAAATGCGTAAGGCATTTAAAGAAAAATTGTCAGAATACTTAAGAATAACAAAGGAAGCCCCAGAACGTTTACAGGTATGGTTTTGGGATGAGAGTGGATTTAGTTTAAGAGTGATAAGAAGAAAAAACTGGGGTAAGAAAGGTACAAGGAAACAAATCACAGGTCAAAGAAGAAGAGGAAGAGTAAATATTATGGGAGGGTTACGTTATCACGACAAGAAGAGAATGAATTTTGTGATTAAAAAAGGAAATGCAGATGTATTTTATGAGCAGCTTCAATCTTTGAATAATTTTCTATTGCAAGAATGGATAGAGCAAGGAAATACAATTGAGACTTTCAATAAATGTTCGGCGAAAATAGTGATTATCTTAGATAATGCCAGTTTCCATAAAAGAAAAGATATTTTAGTTCGTATCAAGGCAGAAATGCCAAATATTATCCTGGAATTTCTACCACCTTATAGTCCAGATTATAATTTGATTGAATTGGTTTGGCATTCAGCAAAAGAATATATAGCTCATAGATTGTTCGAGTCAGTATCACAGCTAGAAGAGTTATTAAATAAATTGTTAAATGAAGGAGGTCTTATTATTAAATGGGAACGCAAAATTAAAAATAAAGGTAATGCTGTTTATTAA
- a CDS encoding relaxase/mobilization nuclease domain-containing protein, with product MIGNQTKGKSFRGLLDYLENKEESSLIGGNMFGTNARELAREFRLSRQLNPEAEKVVHHVSLSLSPGEQLDNDTWCEIAEKYIEEMGYTANQYAIYRHNDRNHDHIHICASRISLDDGKITRDSWEYVRSEKIIRQLELEYGLQQTFSSKEKLNRAPSYGQQRRIEREQLEYEHGLRNTPPQQSIKTQLIELIDRAIVDKPTMPQLVERLQLQGVEVRHGLTRNGKSKGISYSWNDQKFSGTSLGPAYTFPGLQKHKFIDYQPQRDDELIENLLKNPKEQAVESQRFINIIADFIEQSVVDDALAETLPQLTEQLSIYRQQLFRAKTAFNDFETALTTELQSHAEKKAILSISDYIEQSAIESALSQAVLGLTQQVSQYHQQLLEAKTTFNDFDEAVTAELQSHAEKRAILSIFDYIEQSTIESALTETVLELTEQLSQYKEQLFIDKTTFNDFDEAFTAELQSHTDQKAILSIFDYIEQSAIESALTETVLRLIEQVSQYHQQLVAAKTTFSDFDEAVTAELQSHAENKAILSIFDYIEQSAIESALTQTVLELTQQLSQSQQQLSAGRTIFDDLEAAIVYLEQLHRSQKPVDANALNKTQTLATDKPKLTPNQTAELYKYYSADLQNLLVTDRDKEIALRALLDNKPVQDVEEIIFASPAGWTTDEARALVLIANNQLASNREQKQSSPQFTPPPEDESLRPVLQHFLTQKRGITNFLVHPLQQQGLGYIDQHRNVVFIKRSLNGEKSGALVWDTARLDNRAFEYPEDSDRSEGWFHLKLGGEADDKIERVFLCDSPIDALTMAEIDRNEHKGQPPVRTMYMAVNDPDHLPIEFLKNINRIGLAFNNDDLGNEAAQVVQSMLPQAKRIAPKGLSWNEILIKQQQQQEELEQKQRSRGFSR from the coding sequence ATGATTGGCAACCAAACCAAAGGTAAAAGCTTTCGCGGACTCCTTGACTATCTTGAAAATAAAGAGGAGTCATCTTTAATCGGCGGCAATATGTTTGGCACAAATGCCAGAGAATTAGCCAGAGAATTCCGACTGTCTCGACAACTTAATCCAGAAGCAGAAAAAGTAGTTCATCATGTTTCGCTTTCACTAAGCCCAGGCGAACAGCTAGACAATGATACTTGGTGTGAGATAGCTGAAAAGTACATCGAGGAAATGGGTTACACAGCTAACCAATATGCCATTTACCGCCACAACGACCGCAACCACGACCACATACACATTTGCGCCAGTAGAATCAGTTTGGATGACGGCAAGATTACCCGCGATAGCTGGGAGTATGTGCGCTCAGAAAAAATCATTCGTCAGCTAGAACTAGAATATGGTTTACAGCAAACTTTCAGTAGCAAGGAGAAACTGAACCGCGCCCCCAGCTATGGGCAACAGCGACGAATCGAAAGGGAACAACTAGAATACGAGCATGGTTTGAGAAACACGCCGCCACAACAGTCAATCAAAACCCAACTAATTGAACTAATCGACCGCGCCATAGTAGATAAACCGACTATGCCGCAACTGGTTGAGCGATTGCAATTACAAGGTGTAGAAGTTCGTCACGGATTAACACGCAACGGTAAAAGTAAGGGCATCTCGTACTCGTGGAATGACCAGAAATTTAGCGGCACATCTTTGGGGCCTGCCTACACATTCCCAGGTTTACAAAAACATAAGTTTATTGACTACCAACCACAACGGGATGATGAGCTTATTGAGAATCTGTTGAAGAATCCTAAAGAGCAAGCAGTGGAGAGCCAAAGATTTATAAATATAATCGCTGACTTTATCGAACAGTCAGTAGTTGATGATGCCTTGGCTGAAACGTTGCCACAATTAACAGAACAACTATCTATTTATCGGCAACAACTCTTTCGAGCTAAAACTGCATTCAATGACTTTGAAACAGCGTTGACGACTGAGTTGCAATCCCACGCAGAGAAGAAAGCAATTTTGTCAATCTCTGATTATATTGAGCAATCAGCTATCGAGTCAGCTTTAAGCCAAGCAGTATTAGGATTAACACAGCAAGTTTCTCAATATCATCAGCAGCTACTTGAAGCGAAAACTACATTCAATGACTTTGATGAAGCAGTTACGGCTGAGTTACAATCTCATGCAGAGAAGAGAGCTATTTTATCAATCTTTGATTATATTGAGCAATCAACTATCGAGTCAGCTTTAACTGAAACAGTATTAGAATTAACAGAGCAACTGTCTCAATACAAAGAGCAACTATTTATTGATAAAACTACATTCAATGACTTTGATGAAGCATTTACGGCTGAGTTGCAATCCCATACAGATCAGAAAGCCATTTTATCAATCTTTGATTATATTGAGCAATCAGCTATCGAGTCTGCTTTAACTGAAACAGTATTACGGTTAATAGAGCAAGTTTCTCAATATCATCAACAACTAGTTGCAGCTAAAACTACATTCAGTGACTTTGATGAAGCAGTTACGGCTGAGTTGCAATCTCACGCAGAAAACAAAGCTATTTTATCAATCTTTGATTATATTGAGCAATCAGCTATCGAGTCTGCTTTAACCCAAACAGTATTAGAATTAACACAACAACTTTCTCAATCTCAGCAGCAGCTATCAGCCGGAAGAACCATATTCGACGACCTGGAAGCAGCGATTGTTTATTTGGAGCAACTCCATAGATCGCAAAAACCAGTAGACGCAAATGCTCTTAATAAAACTCAAACTCTAGCCACAGATAAACCAAAACTAACCCCGAATCAAACAGCCGAGTTATATAAGTATTACAGCGCTGACTTGCAAAACTTATTAGTGACTGACCGAGATAAAGAAATTGCGCTTAGGGCATTATTAGATAATAAGCCAGTCCAAGATGTTGAAGAAATTATCTTTGCCAGTCCAGCCGGATGGACTACTGATGAAGCTAGGGCATTAGTTCTAATCGCTAACAATCAACTGGCATCCAATAGAGAGCAAAAACAGAGTTCACCCCAGTTCACGCCACCGCCAGAGGATGAAAGCCTACGCCCAGTATTACAGCATTTCTTGACTCAAAAACGCGGTATAACAAACTTCCTTGTACACCCATTACAGCAGCAGGGGTTGGGTTACATAGACCAGCACCGAAATGTTGTCTTTATCAAGCGCTCTTTGAACGGTGAAAAATCAGGCGCACTGGTTTGGGATACCGCACGTCTTGACAATCGCGCTTTCGAGTACCCCGAAGACAGCGATCGCTCCGAGGGCTGGTTTCATCTGAAATTGGGTGGAGAGGCAGACGATAAAATCGAGAGAGTATTTTTGTGTGACTCCCCCATTGATGCGTTGACAATGGCAGAGATTGACAGGAATGAACACAAGGGGCAACCACCAGTTAGAACAATGTACATGGCAGTGAATGACCCGGATCACTTGCCAATAGAGTTCCTCAAAAATATCAACAGGATTGGGCTGGCATTTAATAATGATGATTTGGGCAATGAAGCGGCCCAAGTCGTTCAGTCAATGCTGCCCCAGGCTAAAAGAATTGCACCCAAGGGGCTAAGTTGGAATGAGATTCTTATTAAACAGCAGCAGCAGCAAGAGGAACTGGAGCAAAAGCAACGCTCTAGAGGTTTTAGTCGGTAA
- a CDS encoding plasmid mobilization protein has product MRPKLSKNLLRTKTLEARVNAIEHEMIKLKAQDAGLSIAELTRRSVLLKPLPKRLSKITLATYRELVRIGSNINQLTRATNTAIKMGLRPPADPEQLKQLQKLLQKIGRELSQIETEITDEDDIDDGEDDEDWE; this is encoded by the coding sequence ATGCGCCCGAAACTGTCAAAAAACCTGCTTCGTACTAAGACATTAGAAGCTCGTGTCAATGCAATCGAACACGAGATGATTAAGCTCAAAGCACAAGACGCGGGACTAAGCATAGCTGAATTAACTAGACGCAGTGTTTTACTAAAACCACTGCCCAAACGACTGAGCAAAATAACCCTAGCTACTTATAGAGAATTAGTCCGCATCGGCAGCAATATTAATCAACTCACTAGAGCTACTAATACAGCTATTAAAATGGGACTGCGACCACCAGCAGATCCAGAACAACTAAAACAGCTACAAAAACTCTTACAAAAAATTGGTCGAGAATTGTCCCAAATCGAAACTGAAATTACTGATGAAGATGACATTGACGACGGCGAAGATGATGAGGACTGGGAGTAA
- a CDS encoding GIY-YIG nuclease family protein, which produces MVRKNWNVIYINRNPDNPDDGWGWVEVLTEDIQRFSIPYQQPVGRFITRHKEVTVTQYKDSIPYTETCIKTYIGYLNVPSRGRVAGKKFTLNIGGELIPIKVQKSLTINAVSAWLKTWTSPETKIVTPGNRLISLDGDKLAKTAHFVYFILNSESKAIKIGRAKNLEQRIRSLQTSSPAYLKLIKSVQVDGAEKAIELEKTLHQQFQAIRLAGEWFKAEPLLIEYISQI; this is translated from the coding sequence ATGGTTAGGAAAAACTGGAACGTTATTTATATCAATAGAAATCCCGATAATCCAGATGACGGCTGGGGATGGGTAGAGGTCTTAACTGAAGACATCCAACGTTTCAGTATTCCATATCAACAACCTGTAGGAAGGTTTATAACAAGGCATAAGGAAGTCACAGTCACACAATATAAAGATTCTATTCCTTATACTGAGACTTGTATTAAAACATATATTGGCTACCTCAATGTCCCATCTAGAGGTAGGGTGGCTGGCAAGAAATTTACGCTCAATATCGGTGGAGAACTGATTCCTATCAAAGTTCAAAAGTCTTTGACTATTAATGCAGTGTCGGCATGGCTCAAGACTTGGACAAGTCCTGAGACGAAGATTGTTACTCCGGGTAATAGATTAATTTCACTTGATGGTGATAAGTTAGCTAAAACTGCTCATTTTGTTTACTTTATCCTCAACTCTGAGAGCAAAGCCATTAAAATAGGTCGAGCCAAAAATTTAGAACAGAGGATCAGATCGCTACAAACATCTAGCCCAGCCTATTTAAAGCTCATCAAGTCAGTACAGGTGGATGGGGCTGAAAAAGCGATTGAACTAGAGAAAACATTACATCAGCAGTTTCAGGCAATCAGACTAGCTGGAGAGTGGTTTAAGGCTGAACCTTTATTAATTGAATACATCAGTCAGATTTGA
- a CDS encoding plasmid replication protein, CyRepA1 family produces MKNSNCELQKIEVTQRYEIISRPSDIEAHHWNEWLASAVDPGIIALNVISVSGNAAYDYLFYGQNVPRRNDGRLRDGVLKNYRHIEGLNWWCSGVDPLNDYSPMMWGGMKPDRPRRDLNKVLKFIKYEHPLRVPTRAFFLAVPDHIWESVAARYDLPISDEDRALGFWHWVWKYNISVVICEGAKKAGALLTLGYAAIALPGINSGYRNPKDEFGQPTGNLHLIPELQHFATLGRKFIICFDHDTKPETVQRVNIAISQTAKLLTACGCQVLVTQWSYPEKGIDDLIAARGPAVTDEIIKLALTKEKWQVKEYSRLSIEAALVLNQRYLGELAIPETAKLILLKSPKGSGKTQSFAAIVAEAIANGQPVILLSHRVQLAQAIAERVGIPYITEVRNSETGILLGFALCVDSLHPNGQARFNALYWKEPLVIIDESEQVIWHLLSANTEVKKHRVEVLNQLSQLFKNAFAPGRGKVILADADLSDLSPEMVMGLAETNVTPWVVVNNWKGQPWNIYHYKQTTPINWLAALEADIKSGGKPFIAVDGQRASSKWGTQVLEARFKKQFPHLKILRIDSDTIKDPEHEAYECIERLNQVLLEYDIVLASPSIGTGVSIDILGHFTSVWGCFLGVAPENATRQAIARVREGVPRHLWVAPHGLGKIGNGAISLKSLLASQHQCFQANLRLLQDVSLAIDSDEININRTALNVWGKMACRINAGMINFRETVLSELGEEGHNIIDVHDNKTLGTLKNDIAAQTDEVYNGECRSISAADTTDMTAAKYSALQQQRTKTTTERHIERKYKLEQRYGVDVTSELVKKDDQGYYPQLRLHFYLTLGRAKVESRDRKLGEKMLLAKSAWLPDFNGGQLGLVVRALEMFNIPNFIADDREFRGTDADLVQMANNALSVKWQVKTVLGITLNDNDSPIVILRRLLKKIGLKLKYICRDGTGDRQRVYRVVDGDDGRDKIFQNWLSRDAAQA; encoded by the coding sequence GTGAAAAATAGTAACTGTGAACTTCAAAAAATTGAAGTTACACAGAGGTACGAGATCATATCCCGTCCCTCTGACATAGAAGCGCACCACTGGAATGAATGGTTAGCCAGTGCTGTTGACCCTGGAATTATTGCGCTAAACGTCATTTCCGTATCGGGTAATGCCGCCTACGATTACCTGTTTTATGGTCAAAACGTCCCCCGCCGTAACGATGGACGACTCAGAGACGGGGTACTCAAGAATTATCGCCACATCGAAGGACTTAACTGGTGGTGCAGTGGCGTTGACCCGCTTAACGATTATAGCCCCATGATGTGGGGCGGCATGAAGCCCGACCGCCCCAGGCGCGACCTGAACAAAGTTCTTAAATTCATCAAGTATGAACATCCCCTAAGAGTGCCAACACGGGCATTCTTCCTGGCAGTACCAGATCACATCTGGGAGAGTGTGGCCGCACGATATGACTTGCCCATTAGCGATGAAGATAGGGCATTAGGCTTCTGGCATTGGGTATGGAAGTACAACATCTCAGTTGTGATTTGTGAGGGAGCTAAAAAAGCAGGGGCGTTGCTTACTTTAGGCTATGCAGCGATCGCCCTTCCTGGGATAAACAGTGGCTACCGCAATCCCAAAGATGAATTTGGACAGCCCACAGGTAATTTACATCTAATTCCAGAGCTACAACACTTCGCCACCCTTGGACGTAAATTCATCATTTGCTTTGACCACGACACCAAGCCAGAAACGGTTCAACGGGTGAATATTGCCATTAGCCAAACCGCAAAACTGTTAACTGCCTGTGGCTGTCAAGTCTTAGTTACACAGTGGAGTTACCCCGAAAAAGGCATTGATGACTTAATCGCCGCTAGGGGGCCAGCTGTTACTGATGAAATTATAAAACTAGCACTGACAAAAGAAAAATGGCAGGTCAAAGAGTACAGCCGACTATCAATTGAGGCGGCACTCGTCCTCAATCAGCGTTACCTGGGAGAATTGGCTATCCCAGAAACCGCCAAACTGATTTTGCTCAAATCCCCTAAAGGTTCAGGTAAAACACAGTCATTTGCCGCGATCGTTGCTGAAGCGATCGCCAACGGTCAACCCGTTATCCTCTTATCGCACAGGGTACAGTTAGCCCAAGCGATCGCGGAGCGGGTAGGCATCCCCTACATCACCGAAGTCAGAAACAGCGAAACCGGGATTTTACTTGGTTTTGCGCTGTGTGTAGACAGTTTACACCCCAATGGACAAGCCAGATTTAACGCCCTTTACTGGAAAGAACCCCTGGTGATCATTGACGAATCCGAGCAGGTGATCTGGCACTTACTAAGCGCCAACACTGAAGTTAAGAAGCATCGGGTGGAAGTCCTCAACCAACTTTCCCAGTTATTCAAAAATGCCTTTGCTCCTGGACGTGGTAAAGTCATCCTGGCTGATGCTGATTTGTCTGATTTATCGCCAGAAATGGTTATGGGTCTAGCAGAAACCAACGTTACCCCTTGGGTAGTCGTCAACAACTGGAAAGGACAACCCTGGAACATTTACCACTACAAACAAACTACCCCCATCAATTGGTTAGCTGCCCTAGAAGCCGACATCAAAAGCGGGGGCAAGCCCTTTATTGCCGTTGATGGTCAAAGGGCTAGCTCTAAATGGGGAACCCAAGTTTTAGAGGCGAGGTTTAAGAAACAATTCCCTCACCTGAAAATACTCCGCATCGACTCAGATACAATTAAAGACCCGGAACACGAAGCTTACGAGTGCATCGAGAGATTAAATCAGGTGCTGCTGGAATATGACATTGTGCTGGCCTCCCCATCCATCGGCACGGGAGTCAGCATTGATATATTGGGGCATTTTACCAGTGTTTGGGGATGCTTTCTGGGTGTAGCCCCGGAAAATGCGACTCGGCAAGCTATAGCTCGTGTGCGTGAAGGCGTACCTCGTCATCTCTGGGTAGCCCCTCATGGACTTGGGAAAATCGGCAACGGAGCCATCAGCCTCAAATCCCTTTTGGCTAGTCAGCATCAATGTTTTCAGGCTAACTTGAGACTGCTGCAAGATGTATCGTTAGCGATCGACAGTGATGAAATCAACATTAACCGCACTGCCCTAAACGTCTGGGGAAAAATGGCCTGTCGCATCAATGCGGGTATGATTAATTTCCGTGAAACTGTGCTTTCTGAATTAGGTGAGGAAGGGCATAACATTATTGATGTCCATGACAACAAAACACTAGGCACATTAAAGAATGATATTGCCGCTCAGACAGATGAAGTCTACAACGGCGAATGTCGCTCTATCTCTGCTGCCGATACAACTGATATGACTGCTGCCAAATATTCGGCACTACAACAGCAACGGACTAAAACCACAACTGAACGCCACATTGAGCGCAAATATAAGCTAGAGCAACGTTACGGTGTGGATGTTACCTCGGAACTCGTCAAAAAAGACGATCAAGGTTATTACCCACAACTGAGGCTGCATTTTTACCTGACCTTGGGCAGAGCGAAAGTAGAGTCGCGCGATCGCAAACTGGGTGAAAAGATGCTTCTTGCCAAAAGCGCATGGCTACCAGACTTTAACGGCGGTCAACTTGGGTTAGTAGTTCGAGCTTTGGAAATGTTCAACATCCCCAATTTCATCGCCGATGACCGCGAATTCCGGGGGACTGATGCTGACCTAGTGCAGATGGCTAACAATGCTCTATCCGTGAAGTGGCAGGTGAAAACTGTTCTGGGAATTACCCTCAATGACAATGACAGCCCCATCGTTATCTTACGGCGATTGCTGAAGAAGATAGGGCTGAAACTCAAATACATCTGTCGTGATGGCACGGGCGATCGCCAACGAGTTTACCGTGTGGTTGACGGTGACGATGGGCGAGATAAAATCTTCCAAAACTGGCTGTCTAGGGATGCAGCCCAGGCTTAA
- a CDS encoding ribbon-helix-helix domain-containing protein, with amino-acid sequence MPKYKGKRVNVTFPVEVYEQVAGLATDETRTVSQMVVVLCQEAIAAREKKQEKTQ; translated from the coding sequence ATGCCAAAGTATAAAGGTAAAAGAGTAAATGTAACTTTCCCGGTAGAAGTTTATGAGCAAGTTGCAGGATTGGCCACTGATGAAACTAGAACAGTAAGTCAAATGGTTGTCGTGCTATGTCAAGAAGCTATTGCCGCTAGGGAGAAAAAGCAGGAGAAAACACAATGA
- a CDS encoding ATP-binding protein — protein MNYLSEKHKTLSESQQSGLMKWFGQLPMDKKAVAIGLSLTVGIGSAAMAWQGTSSDRIYFCVKTPKKTLVCQDKNNRPFRMTPYYWEQWKQEGMPRQVVRDPAMGVNGLVKATNPYKAFWAFGGFLGFALAGWMLRHCQDEEKQRAVFEDIAQKRDAAKAEMAARSELLESCRDVAIAEVQLQADLDLVANDRTVDIQKAEIYAHTEIEVTQMEATDAIFEAQTAGMTEEQKAEYIKQLREMKTPYLQGSQTLAGTIDPNDKVTGSEAGAIASQDNKTAWVQNLIKQTALIWGNQGGGKSWLARYVIQLKKQAGYRVIVLDPDSNRSEWRGVESYHSWDDIEQQIRDYVEELESRLKTFNNSSLSESQWRQKLWAEGKALSLICEEATTYGDFIKDAELLDKFGKLALTKSRKQEMPLTVVAHNNTQTCLFGIKGLHNLVSKMLQVECLAEVDSVTLQPLSTGKAKVKLDSSNEWLDVHLPTMSVKISDFSSPTPAAESHPIPPIDKATLERIYELEINIGGKADSSPTPSLTPVAQSLLQYLQRTGRTSAVIQEIQPNFKVKGQRFSSEELKRLFNELVENGLAVWLDANTIEIAQNQTDGQNGQN, from the coding sequence ATGAATTATTTAAGTGAGAAACATAAAACTTTATCAGAGTCGCAACAATCGGGTTTAATGAAGTGGTTCGGACAGTTACCGATGGATAAAAAAGCTGTTGCAATTGGGCTGAGTTTAACAGTAGGGATTGGATCAGCTGCGATGGCGTGGCAGGGAACTAGCAGCGACAGAATTTATTTCTGTGTCAAAACCCCAAAGAAAACATTGGTATGTCAGGACAAGAATAACAGACCATTCCGCATGACCCCCTATTACTGGGAGCAATGGAAACAAGAAGGAATGCCGCGCCAAGTAGTGAGAGATCCAGCAATGGGGGTAAATGGGTTAGTGAAAGCGACTAACCCATATAAAGCGTTTTGGGCGTTTGGTGGATTCCTGGGGTTTGCTCTTGCGGGGTGGATGCTTCGCCATTGCCAAGATGAAGAGAAGCAGAGGGCAGTTTTTGAAGACATCGCCCAAAAACGGGACGCAGCAAAGGCAGAGATGGCCGCTCGTTCCGAGCTACTAGAGAGTTGCCGAGACGTTGCGATCGCAGAAGTTCAACTACAAGCTGACCTGGATCTAGTCGCTAATGATCGCACTGTGGATATCCAAAAAGCTGAGATTTACGCCCACACGGAAATTGAAGTTACCCAAATGGAGGCAACTGATGCCATTTTTGAGGCGCAAACGGCTGGGATGACCGAAGAACAGAAAGCAGAGTATATTAAGCAGCTACGTGAGATGAAAACGCCCTATCTACAAGGTAGCCAGACTTTAGCGGGGACGATTGACCCCAACGACAAAGTTACTGGATCTGAAGCAGGAGCGATTGCATCACAGGACAATAAAACGGCATGGGTGCAAAACCTAATTAAACAAACTGCCCTTATCTGGGGCAACCAAGGCGGTGGTAAATCTTGGCTAGCCCGTTATGTAATCCAACTCAAAAAACAAGCCGGCTACCGTGTGATTGTCCTTGACCCTGACTCGAACCGTAGTGAATGGCGAGGAGTTGAAAGTTACCACTCCTGGGATGATATTGAACAGCAGATCCGCGATTACGTTGAGGAACTGGAATCACGGTTAAAAACCTTTAATAATTCATCATTGAGTGAGTCGCAATGGCGGCAGAAACTTTGGGCAGAAGGTAAAGCTTTGTCTTTAATCTGTGAGGAGGCCACCACATACGGCGACTTCATTAAAGATGCAGAACTGTTAGACAAATTCGGGAAGCTGGCATTAACTAAAAGCCGTAAACAAGAGATGCCCCTAACGGTGGTTGCTCACAACAATACCCAGACTTGTTTGTTTGGCATTAAGGGATTACATAATCTTGTTTCTAAGATGCTCCAAGTTGAATGTTTGGCGGAAGTAGATTCAGTTACACTACAGCCTTTATCAACGGGTAAAGCAAAGGTAAAACTCGATAGTTCTAACGAATGGCTTGATGTTCATCTGCCGACTATGAGCGTAAAAATATCTGATTTTAGCTCCCCTACACCAGCAGCCGAATCTCACCCAATACCACCCATTGATAAAGCCACTTTAGAGCGCATCTATGAACTAGAAATTAATATTGGTGGCAAGGCAGACTCTAGCCCTACCCCATCCCTAACACCTGTTGCCCAATCTCTGCTGCAATACCTCCAACGCACAGGGAGAACATCGGCAGTCATACAGGAGATACAGCCCAACTTTAAGGTAAAAGGTCAACGGTTCAGTTCGGAGGAGTTGAAGCGACTGTTTAATGAGTTGGTTGAGAATGGTCTAGCCGTCTGGCTTGATGCCAATACTATCGAAATTGCTCAAAATCAGACAGATGGACAGAACGGACAGAATTAG